In Carassius carassius chromosome 14, fCarCar2.1, whole genome shotgun sequence, the genomic stretch atatatatatatatatatatatatataagcagtaGCATACTATGCTCCTCACGCGCCATTGGCTGAGGGGAATTTCCGGCTGATGCCGGAAATGGACGTGGCAAGATGACAAGGTCCTGATTCGCTTCCTGTTTTTACTCCAGTCTAACTATCAGCAGTCAGTTGTCTATTAAATCTCACTGATTACCTGTAGTGACGGTGTTTCTGACCCTTCTCCTCCAACTGTTTCTCTCTAATGTCCCGATAGCGCTTTTGGAGGCTCAGCAAGTGCGATGCGGGCGTGTTTGCGTTGGTTTTTGGGGCTGATTTGGGTCGGAGTGTCTGCAAATCGTGCAGGAtctcctgtgttttctgatgAAATCCCCTTCAAAATCAGATGGCCCGGAGCAGACTTCACCCTGGTGAGTCTTGACATCTAATAAACCAAGACGGTTTGCATCACAGCTGTAAATACAAACGTGTTTTTTAGTTTTCAGCTCGTTGGCTAGGGCTCGCTTCATAACAGCTGGATGCATCCTGTTTTGTTTTGAGCTGTCTTGTACTGTTAATAGCCTCTCTATCAGCATTCTAAAACATTTTAAGTACAAAGATTTAAAGTACAAAGAAGTTTAGTTGATCTCTCTGGATCGCATGGATTTGTCAGTTGTTACTTGCTTCTGCAGAAGTTAAACATGCACTAATATGTAATAATATCCCTTTGTCTGCAGTCAACGTCAGGAGGCCTGTACAAAGAAGATGACTATGTTATCATGACCACTGCTGAAAAAGAAAAGTACAAATGTTTATTGCCATCTTTGTCTGGCAACCAGGAGGTGTGGTTATGCATATGGacagttttttttgttattattatcttgAGCAATATTGTGTATCATTTAGTTCCATTTTATTTGATCAGTTTTTTATTAAATCCATCTCATTTTTGAAGGATGACGTGAAGGAGTATGATGGACCGAGTCCAGCTGAGCTGCTGGAGCCGTTATTCAAACAGAGCAGCTGCTCCTACAGAGTGAGTTTCATTTCTCAGTTTCTGTTTATAGTTTATAAACACGGCTATATGAATTGCTTTTATTACAACTGTGACAGATCGAGTCATACTGGACATATGAACTGTGCCACGGGAAGCATGTACGGCAGTACCACGAGGACAAGGAGACGGGGCAGGTAAAATCACTGGTTATGATGCTTGCTGTTAAAGAACATGCCAGATCCTTATATTTTAAGGatataaggctgcatttattaagaTATCACtacttaataattaattaatttaaaataactaaaatatcaattaaaatatttatttctgtgatggtaaagctgaattctcagcagccattactccagtcttcagtgtcacctgattCATTAAatacacccttgctgaataaaagtattaatttcttactgaccccaaacattagTGTATGTGGATGGATTATATTAAGGTATTTCTAAGTAATATAAACATTTCAATGGTTCCTCAGAAGATCAACATTCAGGAATACTATCTGGGTACCATGAAAAAAGAGAGTTCAGGTTGGTTGATTTTTAAGTTGAAGTTTTTCTGATTATTTCTTTACATATTCTAGTAAAGTATTacatatttgatcaatatattatCTGCTCCTCAGAATCAGAAATGGAAAAATCCAGTGATTCTGAATCAGAAATATCAAACACCAACACACAGGTTTGTAGCTGTTAAATATAAAGGTAGGAAATGTCACCTCACCTgaggctttttaaaaatgtaactcttTGTATTTCCAGGTGCCAACAAAGAACATAGAGGGTCAGCTGACCCCATACTATCCCATAGAGATGGCGCATGGGACCGAATGCTCTCTGAAAGACAATAAACCCCGCACTACCACAGTGCTGTACGTCTGTCACCCGGAGGCAAAACATGAGATCCTCACGATCGCTGAGATCATCACCTGTCAGTATGAAGTAGTGGTGCTCACACCCCTCCTCTGTCCACACCCCAAATACaggtacatacacaaacacattcagtcAATTTCCATTTTTAGTCCTTTGTGACAGAATCCATCCCATCTTTCCTCAGGTTCAAGTCGTCCCCAGTGAATGACATCTTTTGCCAGGCTCTGGGTGGCTCCCCTCTCAGGCCTCAGAGTCTGACCCAGCTGGATCGTGAGCAGGAAGAGCTGCTCAAACCACCGTTCAGCTCAAGTGGCGAAAGAGATGAGAGAGGATCCAGGGTGAGTAAACATCTGCCTTTTATCCTTTGCTTTCACACAAATTCCTTGGGGATAAGGGGTGGTAACGAATAACTGCTGCAAAAAGTCATACTGTAAAGTATATAATTTAATAGAAAttgttattgtaaaaatatttttacatatgtGTAATAATCCCTCTGTCTTCCTTGCTAAGGAGGATACACCTCCTGTGAAAGAAGAGGCGTATACCTCTACCCATAAGCCCCTGACAGTGGGTGGGCAAGCCCAGGTAACCGTTGGCAGCACCCACATCTCTCGTCTGACTGATGAACAGCTGATCAAGGAGTTTCTGAGTGGCTCATACTGTCTGCATGGGgtgaggatggatggatggattgtatAATTGTAAATTTTCTATAATTGTAGATCTTTAAGTTGGATTGCCAGTTTAGCATATGTTTGTTTCTGTCTAGGGCGTTGGATGGTGGAAGTATGAATTCTGTTATGGAAGGCATGTACACCAGTATCATGAAGTAAGAGTTGTGAAATCTTTGAATTCTTTAGGAAATATAATAATTCACAGAATAGTGTAAAGGTCTGGATTATGATAGATGCTAAATTGCACTTTGTGCATTTGAAGAATAAAGAACAAGGGAAGAACATTGtggtggtgggcagctggaacaCTGACGATCATATTAACTGGGCCAAGAAAAACGTGGCACGATCTTATCACTTGAAAGACGATGGAGCGCAGAAAGTCAGGTATGATTATATTTCCCTCACATACAAGGCGctttactcatttaaaaaaaaaataaataaaaatatatgtatatacgtgTATGCGAgtatatttgagtgtgtgtgtatgtgtgtgtatatatatatatatatatatatatatatatatatatatatatacatacatacatacatacatacatacatacatacatacacacatatatatatatatatatatatatatatatatatatacacatacatacatgcatacacacacacacacacacacacacacagtacagaccaaaagtttggacacaccttctcattcaaagtgttttctttattttcatgactatgaaaattgtagattcacactgaaggcatcaaaactatgaattaacacatgtggaattatatatggaattatatacataacaaaaaagtgtgaaacaactgaaaatatgtcatattctaggttcttcaaagtagccaccttttgctttgattactgctttgcacactcttggcattctcttgatgagcttcaagaggtagtcacctgaaatggtcttccaacagtcttgaaggagttccccgagagatgcttagcacttgttggcccttttgccttctgtctgcggtccagctcgcccctaaaccatctcgattgggttcaggtccggtgactgtggaggccaggtcatctggcgcagcaccccatcactctccttcttggtcaaatagcccttgatgccttcagtgtgactctacaattttcatagtcatgaaaataaagaaaactctttgaatgagaaggtgtgtccaaacttttggtctgtactgtatgtgtgagtgtgagtgtgtgtgtgtgtgtgtgtgtatatatatatatatatatatatatctctgtgTAATGTTGTCTTGGTGATACCTCATCAGGGTCGTATCTCACTTTTATGGCCATGGAGATGTTTGTGACCTAACAGGGAAACCGAGACAGGTTATAGTCAAGCTCAAGTGAGATATCCAAACATCTTGATACTATGAGGCTTTTGGGTTTGTTGAATTTTTCCACTAAAACCTACCTGTTTTGTCTCAGGTGTAAGGAGTCAGAGTCTCCTCATGCTGTTACGGTTTACATGCTGGAACCTCAGACCTGTCAATATATTCTTGGGGTGAGTGGCTTTCATTCAACATAACGTCTTTCATTTGACTactgttttgttttgatgttatGGCTACAGTGTGATCATTTCATATAGAAAATTATTATTCTGCCACAGGTTGAGTCACCCGTTATATGCAAGATCTTGGACACTGCAGATGAAAACGGACTTCTTTCAATCCCTAGCTAGCCTAGATGGAGGAATGGTTAGTTTGGAGAATGAACAATGCATGTACAAGGCAGTATGATGCTCCGAGGGAGAGATAAAAGTCTGATGAAGTCTAGTTGTTTCATAGATCATGGCAATAACGTGGACTTGCTGAACCTCGGACCACCACCCTTTGAGAAAGTCCCTCAGTGACTGCACTTTCTGTTGTTTGAATACTAAACATGGAAGACATTTAAAGAAACTTTTAAACCTGGAGATGCCGCTAGGACTTAACTCTctcaatgttttatttacaaatataaaagcTGTTGAAGAATATTTTTGTTCCTCTTTTTTTCATGCTTTTGGCAGTAAGATGGTTGGTTGTGGTAAAGTcacttaaaaaatctaattaaattattaatttgttttattaatcaaTCGATTATACAAGTTGGTCacctgttttaaatataaattatttatttgatcaaactccTGGTAGTTCAGTGCTTGTCACTGTGCAGATGGAGATGGTTATTACATTGTTTTTGTGATTTAAGTGATTTAAGAAGTAACTGTGCAATGCAAATTGCAAGGTTAAATAAACTGTCTTGTATGCAAAGGAAAGAGAATGTTTTCCACTATTGTACAATAATGTGTTTTGTGAAGGGCTCCTCTTTACTCTAAGAACAAATTGATCAagactatttcattttatttcattgcatTGCCTGCAATGCTGGTTGTTCCTCTGCCTGTACATGTTCAGTTGAATAAAATATGAGTTTCACTTTTCAAGTCATTTCAGAAGATTCATACACCacctttaaaaatacaaatttttgcctggttttctagtataaatatttaaacattcttaaatcaatatACATTTCCTTAATGTGCAAAATGACTCAAAGTcttgttttttgaaaaaatataaaaattgtataaTACTTAAGGAAAGaatttttttcttagtgttttttttttttagtatctcTTTGTCCtggaaaacaaagcaaaaaaaaaaaaaaaaaaaaaaacagcggtgTAAATCTTTTTTTCCACCATTTatgttacaattaaaattaaaccaATATATCATTAGGGCAGcacttttcattatttatatatatataaataaaattattatagacAACCTTAAACACTTATGCCTCTGCATAATTACAAATTGGCCAGAAGGGTCCATTTACCAACACTAGGTGGTGCTAGTGTCtctgtttttgatattttttttcacagAGATCTAATAATGCTCTTACATATAAACATCCATCCATAGCTTATTACTGCTTAAGGAATGTAAATACCTTAAAAGCAATGATTGACAAAGCAATCTACAGCTTTACATTATTAAACGTTTGCTCTCCAATGAAAGAGATGTCAGCATACACTTGCAAAACATTTAATAAGTTCATATATAAAATGTAGGGTGTTTCACAAATACATAATCTGCATGAAGACTATTACTGTACATGAAAATGCCATGTCAATGTAAAAGTAGAACATCCTTCAGTCCAGAAAACATTGAGAATAAAACTTTTGGGCAAAGCGACAATTAGCTAGTCCCATTTTCTTTTTATTGGATACTCGATGCATATTGTCTCTTGAGCAAAACACACAAGCAAACCACAAGCAAACGCTATAATTTCTCCCCTT encodes the following:
- the erlec1 gene encoding endoplasmic reticulum lectin 1 isoform X3, producing the protein MRACLRWFLGLIWVGVSANRAGSPVFSDEIPFKIRWPGADFTLSTSGGLYKEDDYVIMTTAEKEKYKCLLPSLSGNQEDDVKEYDGPSPAELLEPLFKQSSCSYRIESYWTYELCHGKHVRQYHEDKETGQKINIQEYYLGTMKKESSESEMEKSSDSESEISNTNTQVPTKNIEGQLTPYYPIEMAHGTECSLKDNKPRTTTVLYVCHPEAKHEILTIAEIITCQYEVVVLTPLLCPHPKYRFKSSPVNDIFCQALGGSPLRPQSLTQLDREQEELLKPPFSSSGERDERGSREDTPPVKEEAYTSTHKPLTVGGQAQVTVGSTHISRLTDEQLIKEFLSGSYCLHGGVGWWKYEFCYGRHVHQYHENKEQGKNIVVVGSWNTDDHINWAKKNVARSYHLKDDGAQKVRVVSHFYGHGDVCDLTGKPRQVIVKLKCKESESPHAVTVYMLEPQTCQYILGVESPVICKILDTADENGLLSIPS
- the erlec1 gene encoding endoplasmic reticulum lectin 1 isoform X2, translated to MTSAFGGSASAMRACLRWFLGLIWVGVSANRAGSPVFSDEIPFKIRWPGADFTLSTSGGLYKEDDYVIMTTAEKEKYKCLLPSLSGNQEDDVKEYDGPSPAELLEPLFKQSSCSYRIESYWTYELCHGKHVRQYHEDKETGQINIQEYYLGTMKKESSESEMEKSSDSESEISNTNTQVPTKNIEGQLTPYYPIEMAHGTECSLKDNKPRTTTVLYVCHPEAKHEILTIAEIITCQYEVVVLTPLLCPHPKYRFKSSPVNDIFCQALGGSPLRPQSLTQLDREQEELLKPPFSSSGERDERGSREDTPPVKEEAYTSTHKPLTVGGQAQVTVGSTHISRLTDEQLIKEFLSGSYCLHGGVGWWKYEFCYGRHVHQYHENKEQGKNIVVVGSWNTDDHINWAKKNVARSYHLKDDGAQKVRVVSHFYGHGDVCDLTGKPRQVIVKLKCKESESPHAVTVYMLEPQTCQYILGVESPVICKILDTADENGLLSIPS
- the erlec1 gene encoding endoplasmic reticulum lectin 1 isoform X1 encodes the protein MTSAFGGSASAMRACLRWFLGLIWVGVSANRAGSPVFSDEIPFKIRWPGADFTLSTSGGLYKEDDYVIMTTAEKEKYKCLLPSLSGNQEDDVKEYDGPSPAELLEPLFKQSSCSYRIESYWTYELCHGKHVRQYHEDKETGQKINIQEYYLGTMKKESSESEMEKSSDSESEISNTNTQVPTKNIEGQLTPYYPIEMAHGTECSLKDNKPRTTTVLYVCHPEAKHEILTIAEIITCQYEVVVLTPLLCPHPKYRFKSSPVNDIFCQALGGSPLRPQSLTQLDREQEELLKPPFSSSGERDERGSREDTPPVKEEAYTSTHKPLTVGGQAQVTVGSTHISRLTDEQLIKEFLSGSYCLHGGVGWWKYEFCYGRHVHQYHENKEQGKNIVVVGSWNTDDHINWAKKNVARSYHLKDDGAQKVRVVSHFYGHGDVCDLTGKPRQVIVKLKCKESESPHAVTVYMLEPQTCQYILGVESPVICKILDTADENGLLSIPS